A genomic segment from Thalassophryne amazonica unplaced genomic scaffold, fThaAma1.1, whole genome shotgun sequence encodes:
- the LOC117506311 gene encoding cholecystokinin — protein MSPEGMMLCALVAALLLCGSAAPPGTGSADGDFLQQLVVRRETASSGSDPADRLDPAGQKVPARAARRVHLSEDAREMMTKQFMQTLADVLNSECMSDRDYTGWVDFGRRDAE, from the exons ATGTCGCCTGAAGGAATGATGCTGTGCGCGCTCGTGGCCGCGCTGCTGCTCTGTGGTTCGGCTGCTCCGCCCGGTACCGGCTCAGCAGACGGAGACTTCCTGCAGCAGCTCGTGGTCCGGAGGGAGACAGCGAGCAGCGGGTCGGATCCGGCCGACAGACTGGACCCGGCGGGTCAGAAGGTTCCTGCGCGAGCAGCCAGGCGCGTTCACCTGTCAGAGGACGCGCGCGAGATGATGACCAAACAGTTCATGCAGACGCTCGCAG ACGTGCTGAACTCCGAGTGCATGTCGGACCGGGACTACACCGGCTGGGTGGACTTCGGGCGGCGGGACGCAGAATGA